Proteins found in one Agarivorans sp. Alg241-V36 genomic segment:
- the nifH gene encoding nitrogenase iron protein → MAIRQCAIYGKGGIGKSTTTQNLVGALAEAGKKVMIIGCDPKADSTRLILHAKAQNTIMEMAAEAGSVEDIELEDVLKVGYGGVRCVESGGPEPGVGCAGRGVITAINFLEEEGAYEEDLDFVFYDVLGDVVCGGFAMPIRENKAQEIYIVVSGEMMAMYAANNISKGICKYAATGSVRLAGLICNSRKCDREDELIEALAAKIGTQMIHFVPRDNVVQQAEIRRMTVIEYNPKCNQANEYRTLAKKIIDNQLFVVPTPVTMDELEELLMEFGIMDEEDESIIGQVAEEVTA, encoded by the coding sequence ATGGCTATTCGTCAATGTGCAATTTACGGAAAAGGCGGTATTGGTAAGTCTACCACTACTCAAAACTTGGTTGGTGCTTTAGCGGAAGCGGGCAAAAAAGTAATGATCATCGGTTGTGATCCTAAGGCCGATTCAACACGCTTAATCTTACACGCAAAAGCGCAAAACACCATTATGGAAATGGCAGCAGAAGCTGGCTCGGTTGAAGACATCGAATTAGAAGATGTACTTAAAGTGGGTTACGGCGGTGTACGTTGTGTTGAGTCTGGTGGCCCAGAGCCAGGTGTAGGTTGTGCCGGTCGTGGTGTAATCACAGCGATTAACTTCTTAGAAGAAGAAGGTGCCTACGAAGAAGACTTAGATTTCGTATTTTACGATGTACTAGGTGACGTTGTGTGTGGTGGTTTTGCCATGCCTATTCGTGAAAACAAAGCGCAAGAAATCTACATTGTTGTATCTGGTGAAATGATGGCGATGTACGCAGCCAACAACATCTCTAAAGGTATTTGTAAGTACGCTGCAACTGGTAGTGTTCGTTTAGCGGGTCTTATTTGTAACTCACGTAAATGTGACCGTGAGGACGAGTTAATTGAAGCACTTGCAGCCAAAATCGGTACTCAAATGATTCACTTCGTGCCACGTGACAACGTTGTACAACAAGCAGAAATTCGCCGCATGACGGTTATTGAATATAACCCTAAATGTAACCAAGCCAATGAATACCGCACCTTAGCCAAAAAGATCATCGATAACCAACTATTCGTTGTTCCTACTCCGGTAACCATGGACGAGCTTGAAGAGCTACTAATGGAATTCGGCATCATGGACGAAGAAGACGAATCAATCATTGGTCAAGTAGCTGAAGAAGTTACTGCATAA
- a CDS encoding RTX toxin: MKPVVYVDIEGQIWKVMGDGRWLKVEPTEIIDISIPLVKNLVSDVEQTLANSELDSTETNNSQQDRPPLYSGNTSTLSGEQGSQSASFIVRVQPTLDETLPEAGFNTQATEQGVTNANQQGAQADQIPPLSNQAQLTVNIVDGGDGYENQFEVPAVLITGEAPDVEDGRIVVITLTDSAGQTLTVEAVVNNNSYSYQDLDIQSLNEGAIDVYASVTDYFGQFVDANDSSIKDVTAVIEAEIDGQGDNYVNLYEQAITPLYGNIIGIEDNQVVLVQVVDESGQQLSFTSQVLNNSWNIASADLTTLQDGELTINVSAVDIAGNPASASSTIIKDTLASLTADIDGVNDNYINAIESPSTLLYGQVAAVEDGQIVSVTVTDNKGEQLSFQTTVGNNSWQISNVDLTPLAEGSLTITANTSDIAGNLASASSTIDKDTLANISANIDGQGDNYVNAIEVPATRLFGEISDVEDGQLVNIQITDINGASLNLQTTVTNEQWLIPSSNLSNLADGELNLTAATSDIAGNSVSATTSIIKDTQASISARFEGNGDNALNQAEVGQSLLEGVLVDVEDGQPVNITVTDSLGTSLQFTTTSLDNHWQVVENLSGLADGELQLTATSNDIAGNPASASSVITLDTSIPTIDIDTLDGFSIFQFKAGVLTSLQGTTSGVEPSQQVSITITDGSRTVIALATVDQNGDWLTNNIDTGELDKLASWTLTSSVSDVAGNSTQDALPLLAEPDPHNLLETDLYQAGVLVTNSNVNIYDAQEISFSELQPELVSIQSGGSNLTIFNSADSKVLEGRTTDTNELVFRFSVLADNSIQTLIYKALDNTLDTDETFLTPVISATQYDTDGTTETVLTPLVILVKDSVPQLFNDYAHVTEGDSVFGNVIANDYSLDGELKVNQVTVDGVTKDVGIVPAVFITEQGYLLVDDSGYWLFVANRNLDHQQAQELRFDYQAIDSSGDTASAHNNIVISDGSQGSFVNDFKYNTEGSLSDSPNVFTESFTIKPGSDNPDPDSVKFSEATLVDLKSLVLTSGNNLLDLSYSLSDDGKTISAEVPFIGLVFTLSLSANANGNEVNGKTTLTMFDSINQFSSSDLSFIKLTILSSDLDGTANEPGLIDWVLADGNDPQLTNNESLNLNEAELNLGTVTASGSVDLTIGSDAIDELFFDNQQTAVTSGGESLSFAVSPSGNTLTAYTDDVNDPVFTIVIDDFADDHQNQTLGYEFSLYKGLDQNNGSHFPIKINVRDSDNDTQSLALDITVTDSDNIAVTVGDLQVSETPRDPDTALTINSTATTTVSVTANQDPIEKLFLDITNGSPVLDSLGNTISQNSQDLSWQDNANGTYDAVYGNTVVFSLSLPDDFELAANSSIDVELTFNLYSAIDHLDSSQDQTLSLSLPISATDTDGTSITASSIVTIYDGREPKIETAGQIDVNESDLANGNIANGISTVNPTIKVSAGSDEITDILLDTAAFNALGIQSGGSPVNLAAANNGGWYVATNDLAEPIFQIKMNTDGSTEFELYAALDHPDGNGENLLALDFVTNAMDADNDVSASTNFSVSVTDDTPQSENRSLDLVEGESFSTQLLNETVSGSDGASIVSFNYMGTNYAIAANSSVTIDLLNPNLLSEVYGELTLHANGELVLTTESDVTESPALLDSISYVVEDNDGDQVTSTATLNLGDSPGVIRTENAETTEDNSVTLSIEVRPGDTDQNEAVTNIIINETSLSGGSLFLGNTLLVASGGFITITDLQFSGNVAKPNGVLSYQPAENESNTTSSVSLAISSTISTLSGDRVISSNLEVSVLPIADTPTWSVSSQYIYSMVEDDDSNQTLDITANLVDSIDGSETLSYQFADLPDGLQLSLNGNPVTEGKSYNQNQLDQITVKADNNLAGQFTFTLIAIATEAGNAFAAASDQTAQTSQTVTINVQPEADLPSLSVRNIKGLEDQAINLSDVIAGQLNDSDGSEALSYKIVVQDGWQVSGGSTVLSSPNTYLVQANELDAGIVSLIPKPDISSFTESLTLSVTAIASESTIDGLIPSPVTAESSAQLITVSLTGVVDTPVVADAGAGNWAIDQVNNVISNQASFNEDQLFALDFEFSTSDDDASENINLLLTNLPDNIRLVDSLGNPYPLEVVGKDPVTGAIYQVNNSILSQLFVKTDDDFSGELNFDIKAISTEPDGDSGKFEYTVNIEVSPTVDENDGANLFTQAVEDRNVSLNLMPPLSADSDGSESITSYTITSLPSDLHLFIDGVPALVPPGGLDLSTLFDPNTTNLTNFLSSGQLTIRADADLSGDFTIPISYQIVDNSPTGATDTKTLTANLQIDVAGRVELDTRLEAITSPLESNDGSAISLDGSVLFVDSDLDGSEYLDYIEIVIPEGEFFQVEHPNGAIMGANNNWIIPANGLTSDSVAETAADILAGASLYSALNTDQVTITIRARVIDDEDARYISAPLQVQVSGHSGGDIVPCTPSAPGDLSNSIVDANEGQDIDVSGHLNGDIANDPSDVISFYISVDDLPEGVELEGAEIYPEYNALGNVTGYTISASAIETMTITGLDENYAGQLDIPVTVIVTDTCTGDSISEQQAISILVQPIVDEISLTITNNVIQEDTSTNLNMAFVLGDSNIPGEGIETVNSLIFAVPANSSFIGDSAIITNNGDDTWTVIDPSRLNEIEFRPPNNFSGQLTIDIAANITDLADGLLDTQTKNTSLTIEVQPVADQVLLDALNSSGDEDNYIQLDGLAAHQIDLDGSETASLSIHGVPEGAVLSYFDGSSYQLLQNNGADGGSFNGAPTHAWGVDSNQLSEIYLLPPLDFSGDIPLIFEAISLETANNDFKVSTQDFVVGVNPVGDDSQFFEVPESLSSDEGIAIDIPLNINSFETNSNEQIMVGLEVNNSSDATALTGLDRIVINGQQAHFVYNGSGYIASLLINAASVTSLQLYAGDAFGQLDVTLFSQTKDSAFVLGSEVSDLGDVTTKNLTINISPLPDPPIVELQYSHIYAEQSGDIPLGISIDLINPAAGEEGKITISGIPDGIEIAGQLGNNGQLEFMMNEVADLAITGGQNSATNFTLLIDSSATLDDNKAEGISQELEISLSPVGDNTLDGGIQQDLIIGGAGNDLLSGGLNNDVFAFRTEDLGSTGNPNLDTISDFNAADNADAIDLSSILHGLGVNNGSSAETYIQLSEQSGSTLLEIKPDTTNVTQSIQLSGVSLDELYKGDASLADQSDLLQKMIDDQNLIVS; encoded by the coding sequence ATGAAGCCAGTTGTCTACGTTGACATCGAAGGTCAAATTTGGAAAGTCATGGGTGATGGACGTTGGCTCAAGGTTGAGCCAACTGAAATAATCGATATCAGCATCCCCCTAGTCAAAAACCTAGTGAGTGATGTTGAACAAACCTTAGCAAACAGTGAACTCGACTCCACAGAGACTAATAACAGCCAACAAGATAGACCGCCCTTGTACTCTGGGAATACTTCCACACTTAGCGGCGAGCAAGGTAGTCAAAGTGCGTCCTTTATTGTTCGTGTACAGCCCACATTAGATGAAACCCTCCCAGAGGCAGGCTTTAATACACAAGCGACAGAGCAAGGTGTAACAAATGCCAATCAACAGGGTGCTCAAGCTGACCAAATTCCTCCATTAAGTAACCAAGCGCAATTAACAGTGAATATTGTTGATGGCGGCGATGGCTACGAAAACCAGTTTGAAGTACCTGCTGTACTAATTACCGGCGAAGCGCCAGATGTAGAAGATGGTCGCATCGTAGTGATTACGCTTACCGATTCTGCAGGGCAAACGCTAACTGTAGAGGCTGTTGTAAATAACAATAGCTACAGCTACCAAGATCTCGATATTCAATCGCTAAATGAAGGAGCGATTGATGTTTACGCTAGCGTGACAGATTACTTTGGGCAGTTTGTCGATGCCAACGACTCAAGCATTAAAGATGTAACGGCTGTTATTGAAGCGGAAATAGATGGCCAAGGTGACAACTACGTAAATCTGTATGAGCAAGCGATTACTCCCTTATATGGAAACATAATCGGGATAGAAGACAATCAAGTGGTACTGGTTCAAGTTGTTGATGAGTCAGGCCAGCAACTCAGCTTTACCAGCCAAGTGCTAAACAACAGCTGGAACATCGCCAGCGCAGATTTGACGACCTTACAAGATGGCGAGTTAACCATTAATGTTAGCGCTGTAGACATAGCCGGTAACCCTGCATCAGCCAGCTCTACAATAATTAAAGATACTCTCGCAAGCTTGACTGCCGATATAGATGGGGTTAACGATAACTATATAAACGCTATAGAGTCCCCTTCCACTTTACTATATGGCCAAGTTGCAGCTGTTGAAGATGGCCAAATTGTTAGCGTAACGGTTACAGACAATAAAGGTGAGCAGCTAAGCTTTCAAACCACGGTTGGTAATAATAGCTGGCAAATCAGTAATGTTGATTTAACACCTTTAGCGGAAGGTAGCTTAACCATTACAGCCAACACATCTGATATAGCGGGTAATCTAGCGAGTGCTAGCTCAACCATAGATAAGGACACCTTAGCTAACATCAGCGCAAACATTGATGGCCAAGGTGACAATTATGTAAATGCCATAGAAGTACCAGCCACACGGTTGTTTGGAGAAATAAGTGATGTTGAAGATGGCCAGTTAGTTAATATTCAAATTACCGATATAAATGGTGCAAGCCTTAACCTACAAACTACCGTCACCAACGAACAGTGGTTAATACCTAGCAGTAATCTAAGTAACCTAGCCGATGGCGAGCTTAACTTAACGGCAGCTACGAGTGATATTGCCGGAAACTCCGTTTCCGCAACCACCAGCATCATCAAAGACACTCAAGCCTCAATTAGCGCCCGTTTTGAAGGAAATGGTGATAACGCGCTCAACCAAGCCGAAGTGGGACAAAGCCTTTTAGAAGGAGTATTGGTTGATGTAGAAGATGGCCAGCCAGTAAACATTACCGTTACCGATAGCTTAGGCACAAGTTTACAATTTACCACCACCTCTTTAGATAACCATTGGCAGGTTGTTGAAAACTTAAGTGGCTTGGCCGACGGTGAATTGCAGTTAACAGCCACAAGTAACGACATTGCTGGCAACCCTGCGTCAGCTAGCAGCGTAATCACCCTAGACACCAGTATCCCCACCATCGATATAGATACTCTAGATGGTTTTAGTATCTTTCAATTTAAAGCTGGCGTCTTAACCAGCCTTCAAGGAACGACTAGCGGCGTTGAGCCAAGCCAACAAGTAAGCATTACTATCACAGATGGCTCCCGTACTGTTATTGCCTTAGCCACCGTTGATCAAAACGGTGATTGGCTAACTAACAATATAGATACCGGAGAACTAGATAAGTTGGCTAGTTGGACACTGACTAGCTCGGTGAGTGATGTAGCTGGAAACAGTACGCAAGATGCCCTACCGCTGCTTGCTGAACCCGACCCTCATAACTTATTGGAAACCGACTTGTATCAGGCTGGTGTATTAGTTACAAACTCCAACGTTAATATTTACGATGCTCAAGAGATCTCTTTTTCCGAACTACAACCCGAGCTGGTAAGCATCCAATCTGGCGGAAGTAACTTAACCATCTTTAATTCAGCAGACAGTAAAGTTCTCGAAGGCAGAACCACAGATACTAATGAGTTGGTGTTTAGATTTAGTGTTTTGGCTGACAATTCCATTCAAACCCTAATTTATAAAGCCTTAGACAATACCCTTGATACCGATGAAACCTTCTTAACACCAGTAATCTCGGCCACTCAATATGATACAGACGGAACAACCGAAACCGTTCTTACCCCGCTAGTAATTTTGGTTAAAGACTCGGTGCCGCAGCTTTTTAACGACTATGCCCATGTTACAGAAGGTGATAGCGTTTTTGGTAATGTTATTGCCAACGACTATAGCTTGGATGGCGAGCTCAAGGTTAACCAAGTCACGGTTGATGGTGTCACTAAAGATGTTGGAATTGTGCCTGCGGTATTCATTACAGAGCAAGGGTATCTATTGGTTGATGACTCAGGTTATTGGTTATTTGTTGCTAACCGAAATTTAGATCATCAACAAGCACAAGAATTGCGCTTTGACTACCAAGCGATCGACAGCTCCGGTGACACAGCCTCAGCACACAATAACATTGTGATTAGCGATGGCTCACAAGGCAGCTTTGTTAATGATTTTAAATACAATACCGAAGGTAGTCTTAGTGACTCGCCCAACGTTTTCACAGAAAGCTTTACAATTAAACCAGGTAGCGACAACCCAGATCCTGATAGCGTTAAGTTTAGTGAGGCGACACTGGTTGATTTAAAATCATTAGTGCTGACTAGCGGTAATAATTTATTAGACCTTAGTTACAGCCTGAGTGATGACGGCAAAACCATTAGCGCAGAAGTACCGTTTATTGGCTTGGTTTTTACTCTTAGTTTAAGCGCAAACGCGAATGGCAACGAGGTAAATGGCAAAACAACGCTAACCATGTTTGATAGTATCAATCAATTTAGCAGCAGTGATTTAAGCTTTATTAAGCTCACTATTTTGTCCAGCGACTTAGACGGCACCGCAAACGAACCTGGCCTAATTGACTGGGTGCTAGCTGACGGGAATGACCCGCAATTAACTAATAATGAAAGCCTAAACTTAAATGAAGCGGAATTAAACTTAGGCACAGTTACAGCCAGTGGCAGTGTAGATTTAACTATTGGTAGTGACGCGATTGACGAGTTGTTTTTCGATAATCAGCAAACGGCAGTGACCAGTGGTGGAGAAAGCCTATCATTTGCAGTAAGCCCTAGTGGTAATACCCTAACAGCCTATACTGATGACGTTAATGATCCTGTATTCACTATAGTCATTGACGATTTTGCCGATGATCATCAAAATCAAACACTAGGCTATGAGTTTTCTCTGTATAAAGGGCTAGACCAAAACAACGGTAGCCATTTCCCTATTAAGATAAATGTAAGAGATAGCGATAATGACACCCAATCACTAGCGCTTGATATAACTGTAACTGACAGTGATAACATTGCGGTCACTGTAGGAGACTTACAAGTAAGCGAAACACCGCGTGATCCAGACACAGCGCTCACTATTAACTCAACCGCCACAACCACCGTTTCGGTAACCGCTAATCAAGACCCAATAGAAAAGCTGTTCCTTGATATCACCAACGGTAGCCCAGTTTTAGATAGCTTAGGCAATACCATCAGTCAAAATAGCCAGGACTTAAGCTGGCAAGATAATGCTAATGGCACTTACGATGCGGTTTATGGCAATACAGTAGTATTCAGCCTTAGCTTACCCGACGACTTTGAGTTAGCAGCCAATAGTTCTATTGACGTAGAGTTAACATTTAACCTATACAGCGCTATAGATCATTTAGATTCATCGCAAGATCAAACTCTGTCGCTTAGCCTACCAATAAGTGCCACCGATACCGATGGCACTAGCATTACTGCAAGTTCAATAGTCACTATTTATGATGGTAGAGAGCCCAAAATTGAAACCGCTGGGCAAATTGATGTAAATGAATCCGATTTAGCCAATGGCAACATTGCAAATGGTATTTCTACTGTTAACCCAACCATTAAAGTAAGCGCTGGTAGCGATGAAATCACCGACATACTTTTAGATACAGCAGCATTTAATGCCTTAGGTATTCAATCAGGAGGAAGCCCTGTCAATCTAGCGGCTGCAAATAACGGCGGTTGGTACGTAGCAACAAACGATCTAGCAGAACCGATATTTCAAATAAAAATGAATACTGATGGCAGCACAGAATTTGAGCTTTACGCAGCCTTAGATCATCCCGATGGAAATGGCGAAAACTTGCTAGCGCTAGATTTTGTCACTAATGCTATGGACGCAGATAATGATGTTAGTGCAAGTACAAACTTTAGTGTCTCTGTTACCGACGATACGCCCCAAAGTGAAAACCGCAGTTTAGACTTGGTTGAAGGCGAAAGTTTTAGCACTCAGTTACTTAATGAAACTGTTAGTGGCAGCGACGGGGCTAGTATTGTTAGCTTCAATTATATGGGAACTAACTACGCTATAGCAGCGAACAGTTCTGTGACCATAGACTTACTAAATCCAAATTTGTTGAGCGAAGTTTACGGTGAACTAACCCTACACGCCAATGGCGAACTAGTTCTAACAACAGAATCCGATGTCACTGAATCTCCTGCATTGCTTGATTCCATTTCCTACGTAGTAGAAGACAATGACGGCGACCAGGTAACTAGCACAGCCACCTTAAACCTAGGTGATTCTCCAGGGGTGATTAGAACAGAAAATGCAGAAACAACAGAAGATAACAGTGTTACTTTATCTATTGAAGTTCGCCCTGGCGATACCGACCAAAATGAAGCCGTTACCAATATTATTATCAACGAAACGTCGTTAAGTGGCGGTAGCCTATTTCTTGGCAATACCTTATTAGTTGCTAGTGGTGGGTTTATTACCATCACCGATTTGCAGTTTAGCGGTAATGTCGCTAAACCCAATGGAGTATTAAGCTATCAACCAGCCGAAAACGAGTCCAATACCACCAGCTCAGTCTCCTTAGCGATTAGTTCTACAATTTCTACCCTTTCAGGTGACCGCGTGATCAGCAGCAACCTGGAGGTATCTGTTTTACCTATAGCAGACACTCCAACTTGGAGTGTGTCATCCCAATATATATACAGCATGGTTGAAGACGACGATAGCAACCAAACCCTCGACATTACAGCTAACTTAGTCGATTCAATAGATGGTTCAGAAACACTTAGTTATCAATTTGCTGATTTACCCGACGGGCTTCAACTTAGTTTAAATGGCAACCCAGTAACCGAAGGCAAAAGCTATAACCAAAACCAACTAGACCAAATAACAGTAAAAGCCGATAACAACTTGGCAGGCCAATTCACCTTCACCTTAATTGCCATAGCAACCGAAGCTGGCAATGCATTTGCCGCTGCAAGCGATCAAACAGCTCAAACAAGCCAAACAGTGACGATTAATGTTCAACCAGAAGCTGATTTACCTAGCCTTTCAGTGAGAAATATTAAAGGCTTAGAAGATCAAGCCATTAACCTAAGCGACGTGATAGCAGGCCAGCTAAATGATAGCGATGGTTCAGAGGCTTTAAGCTACAAAATTGTAGTGCAAGACGGCTGGCAAGTATCTGGTGGTTCTACAGTATTGAGCAGCCCAAACACCTACCTTGTACAAGCTAATGAACTTGATGCTGGCATAGTGAGTTTAATACCTAAGCCAGATATAAGCTCCTTTACAGAGAGCTTAACGCTAAGTGTAACCGCAATTGCTAGCGAATCGACCATCGACGGTCTCATTCCCTCTCCAGTCACTGCGGAAAGCTCTGCTCAACTCATCACAGTATCACTGACAGGTGTAGTTGATACGCCGGTGGTAGCCGACGCTGGTGCCGGTAACTGGGCTATCGACCAAGTAAACAATGTAATAAGTAATCAAGCTAGCTTTAATGAAGACCAATTGTTTGCCTTAGACTTTGAGTTCTCAACTTCAGACGATGACGCCTCAGAGAACATCAACTTACTACTTACCAACCTACCCGACAATATACGTTTAGTTGATAGCCTTGGTAATCCCTACCCATTAGAAGTGGTGGGGAAAGACCCAGTAACAGGTGCAATATATCAAGTAAACAATAGCATTCTGTCACAGCTATTTGTAAAAACCGATGATGACTTTAGTGGTGAATTAAACTTCGATATTAAAGCTATTTCTACTGAGCCCGATGGCGACAGCGGTAAATTTGAATACACCGTAAACATAGAAGTATCTCCGACGGTGGATGAAAACGATGGCGCTAATTTATTCACACAAGCAGTAGAAGACCGAAATGTTTCATTAAACCTTATGCCTCCTTTAAGCGCAGATAGTGATGGTAGTGAAAGTATCACTTCATACACCATCACTAGTTTACCCAGTGACTTACATTTATTTATCGATGGCGTCCCTGCACTGGTTCCGCCAGGCGGATTAGACTTAAGCACCTTGTTTGATCCTAACACCACTAACTTAACCAACTTTTTATCTAGCGGACAATTAACTATTCGAGCTGACGCTGATCTTAGTGGCGACTTTACTATTCCGATTAGTTATCAAATAGTTGATAACTCGCCAACTGGCGCTACCGATACTAAGACTCTCACTGCAAACCTACAAATAGACGTCGCAGGCAGGGTTGAACTGGATACGCGTTTAGAAGCGATCACAAGCCCCTTAGAAAGCAACGACGGGAGCGCTATTTCACTTGATGGTAGCGTACTTTTTGTTGATTCAGATTTAGATGGTTCTGAATACTTAGACTATATAGAAATCGTAATCCCAGAAGGTGAATTCTTTCAAGTAGAACACCCGAACGGTGCAATCATGGGAGCCAACAACAATTGGATTATTCCGGCAAATGGATTAACCAGTGACTCTGTGGCAGAAACTGCGGCAGATATTTTGGCTGGTGCAAGCTTATACAGCGCGCTGAATACTGATCAAGTCACTATTACAATTAGAGCAAGAGTGATAGACGATGAAGATGCTCGCTACATTTCAGCCCCACTGCAAGTTCAGGTAAGCGGTCATTCTGGTGGAGACATAGTACCTTGTACTCCTTCTGCCCCCGGAGATTTATCCAATTCAATCGTTGATGCCAACGAAGGACAAGACATAGACGTAAGCGGTCATTTAAATGGCGACATCGCCAATGACCCTAGCGACGTTATTTCATTTTACATATCTGTAGACGATTTACCCGAAGGCGTGGAGTTAGAAGGCGCTGAAATCTATCCAGAATACAACGCATTAGGAAACGTTACCGGCTATACAATTTCGGCTAGTGCCATAGAAACGATGACAATAACCGGATTAGATGAAAATTACGCAGGACAGTTAGACATTCCTGTTACGGTGATCGTAACCGATACCTGTACTGGTGATAGCATCTCCGAGCAACAAGCCATAAGTATTTTAGTTCAACCCATCGTCGACGAAATATCCCTTACCATTACTAACAACGTCATCCAAGAAGATACTAGTACAAACCTCAATATGGCTTTTGTTTTAGGCGACTCGAATATACCGGGTGAAGGTATAGAAACCGTGAATAGCTTAATCTTTGCTGTTCCAGCCAATAGCAGTTTTATTGGTGACTCAGCAATCATAACTAATAACGGAGATGACACGTGGACAGTAATAGATCCATCTAGGTTAAATGAAATTGAGTTTAGACCACCCAACAATTTTAGTGGCCAACTTACCATAGACATAGCAGCAAACATCACTGATTTAGCCGATGGCCTGCTTGATACCCAAACCAAAAACACCAGCTTAACGATAGAAGTTCAACCGGTTGCCGATCAAGTGCTGCTAGATGCACTAAACAGCAGCGGAGACGAAGACAACTATATTCAATTAGATGGGTTAGCCGCCCACCAGATAGACTTAGATGGCTCAGAAACTGCGTCATTAAGTATTCACGGCGTGCCAGAAGGAGCTGTACTCAGCTATTTTGATGGCAGCAGTTATCAACTACTACAAAACAATGGTGCTGATGGCGGAAGCTTCAATGGTGCTCCAACGCATGCCTGGGGTGTAGACAGTAATCAGTTATCTGAAATCTACTTACTGCCACCTCTCGATTTTAGCGGCGATATTCCGCTGATATTCGAAGCCATAAGCCTAGAAACAGCAAACAATGATTTTAAAGTGAGTACTCAAGACTTTGTGGTGGGTGTTAATCCAGTCGGTGATGACAGTCAGTTCTTCGAAGTGCCAGAAAGCTTAAGCTCTGACGAAGGCATAGCCATCGACATCCCACTTAATATAAACAGTTTTGAAACTAATAGTAATGAACAAATAATGGTTGGCCTAGAGGTTAATAACAGTTCTGATGCTACGGCTCTAACGGGGTTAGACCGGATTGTTATTAATGGCCAACAAGCGCATTTTGTTTATAACGGTTCAGGCTACATTGCTTCACTGCTTATTAATGCGGCTTCAGTAACAAGTTTACAACTGTATGCCGGAGACGCATTTGGCCAACTAGATGTAACACTTTTCTCCCAAACCAAAGATAGTGCATTTGTACTAGGTAGCGAAGTGAGTGATTTAGGCGATGTAACCACAAAAAATCTGACTATTAACATCAGCCCCTTGCCTGATCCTCCCATTGTAGAACTGCAGTATTCTCATATTTATGCTGAGCAAAGTGGCGATATTCCTCTAGGAATAAGTATAGATTTAATTAACCCAGCCGCTGGGGAGGAAGGCAAAATTACTATTTCAGGGATCCCCGATGGCATAGAAATAGCTGGCCAATTGGGCAATAACGGTCAGCTAGAATTTATGATGAATGAAGTTGCAGACTTAGCCATTACTGGCGGTCAAAACTCAGCAACCAATTTCACGTTACTAATCGACAGTTCAGCTACGCTAGATGACAACAAAGCTGAAGGTATTAGCCAAGAACTCGAAATATCACTAAGCCCTGTTGGCGATAATACTTTAGATGGAGGAATTCAACAGGATCTAATTATTGGCGGTGCCGGTAACGACCTACTATCAGGTGGATTAAATAATGATGTTTTTGCTTTTAGAACAGAAGATCTTGGCAGCACTGGCAATCCAAACCTCGATACCATTAGTGATTTTAACGCTGCAGATAATGCAGATGCCATAGACCTGAGCAGTATTTTACATGGTTTAGGAGTTAACAACGGAAGTAGCGCCGAAACATACATTCAGCTTAGCGAACAATCAGGCTCTACCCTATTAGAAATAAAGCCTGACACCACAAACGTCACCCAAAGTATCCAGTTATCGGGCGTGAGTTTGGATGAACTTTACAAAGGCGACGCTAGCCTTGCAGACCAATCAGATTTACTTCAAAAAATGATTGATGACCAAAATCTAATAGTGAGTTAA